One region of Gigantopelta aegis isolate Gae_Host chromosome 7, Gae_host_genome, whole genome shotgun sequence genomic DNA includes:
- the LOC121378107 gene encoding C-type lectin domain family 3 member A homolog — protein sequence MDRARPEAEDPFGDGFVLLENSQLCFKVFEEVKTPYEARNTCNRLGAKLIVVDTEEKNTAVSEYVKSKLGSNTFLIGLTHKQNRFVWENGNEATVTHWDSGLPRGANRDCVVLYTHNALWYDFVCSFRFRYICEKQLCT from the exons ATGGACCGTGCTCGCCCAGAAGCGGAGGATCCTT TTGGAGACGGGTTCGTGTTGCTGGAGAACTCACAATTGTGCTTTAAGGTTTTCGAGGAAGTGAAAACCCCTTATGAAGCACGTAACACCTGCAACCGACTTGGGGCCAAGTTAATCGTTGTAGACACGGAGGAGAAAAATACGGCTGTCAGTGAATACGTCAAGTCAAAACTAG GTTCAAATACGTTTCTCATTGGCTTgacacacaaacagaacagGTTTGTCTGGGAAAACGGAAACGAGGCTACTGTCACCCACTGGGACAGTGGGCTGCCACGTGGCGCCAACAGGGACTGTGTGGTGCTGTACACCCACAACGCGTTGTGGTACGACTTCGTCTGTTCATTCAGATTCCGTTACATTTGTGAAAAACAACTCTGCACATAA